The following coding sequences lie in one Bordetella genomosp. 9 genomic window:
- a CDS encoding TRAP transporter large permease, whose amino-acid sequence MHTEAGYYTGETKAAGAWTRGAAAADVLFGLAVEIPAALLVVAEICVLLAGVIARYVFHSPLVWGDELASILFLWLSMLGAVVALRRGEHMRMTALLSRASPATRALLDAVAVAASLCFMALVLPHAWEYAAEEAIVTTPALEISNAWRASALPTGFVLMAGFALLRLARAGSWRHALAAAGIVAAVAGVFMLAQPLLAGLGKINLLVFFVGLVAANVFLGVPIAFSFALATFGYLALTTQTPLMVMVGRMDEGMSHLILLAVPMFILLGLLIEMTGMARAMIGFLASLLGHVRGGLSYVLIGAMYLVSGISGSKVADMAAVAPALFPEMKERGAKPGNLAALLSCTGAQTETIPPSIVLITIGSVTGVSIAALFTGGMLPGVALGLALAVIVWRRSRGEDLSRVRRAPAREIGRLFLVAVPALLLPFLIRAAVVEGVATATEVSTIGIAYSVLAGLLFYRRFDWRRLPAMLVDTAALAGAIIFIVGAATAMAWGLTQSGFSQDLAELMRRMPGGTTGFLLVSIVAFVILGSVLEGIPAIVLFGPLLFPIARAVGVNEVHYAMVVILSMGLGLFAPPFGVGYYGACAISKVGADEAMPHMWGYLAALAVGVLLVAFIPWISTGFL is encoded by the coding sequence ATGCACACAGAGGCAGGCTACTACACGGGTGAAACCAAGGCGGCCGGGGCCTGGACGCGCGGCGCGGCCGCGGCCGACGTGCTGTTCGGCCTGGCGGTCGAGATCCCCGCGGCCTTGCTGGTCGTGGCGGAAATCTGCGTCCTGCTGGCGGGGGTGATCGCGCGCTACGTCTTTCATTCGCCGCTGGTGTGGGGCGACGAACTGGCGTCCATCCTGTTCCTCTGGCTGTCCATGCTGGGCGCGGTCGTGGCGCTGCGCCGCGGCGAACATATGCGTATGACGGCCCTGCTGTCGCGGGCGTCGCCGGCCACGCGGGCGCTGCTGGACGCGGTGGCCGTGGCGGCCTCGCTCTGCTTCATGGCGCTGGTGCTGCCGCACGCGTGGGAATACGCGGCAGAGGAGGCCATCGTGACGACGCCGGCGCTGGAAATCTCCAATGCGTGGCGCGCGTCGGCCCTGCCGACGGGCTTCGTTTTGATGGCCGGTTTCGCGCTGCTGCGGCTGGCGCGCGCCGGGTCGTGGCGGCACGCGCTGGCGGCGGCGGGAATCGTCGCGGCGGTGGCCGGCGTCTTCATGCTGGCGCAGCCGCTGCTGGCTGGCCTCGGCAAGATCAACCTGCTCGTCTTCTTCGTGGGGCTGGTCGCGGCCAATGTCTTCCTGGGCGTGCCGATCGCGTTCTCCTTCGCGCTCGCCACCTTCGGCTATCTGGCGCTGACCACGCAGACCCCGCTGATGGTCATGGTGGGGCGCATGGACGAGGGCATGTCGCATCTGATTCTGCTCGCGGTGCCGATGTTCATCCTGCTGGGCCTGCTGATCGAGATGACCGGCATGGCGCGCGCCATGATCGGCTTCCTGGCGAGCCTGCTCGGACACGTGCGCGGCGGCCTGTCGTACGTGTTGATCGGCGCCATGTACCTGGTGTCGGGAATCTCCGGTTCCAAGGTCGCCGACATGGCTGCGGTGGCGCCCGCGCTGTTCCCCGAGATGAAGGAGCGCGGGGCGAAGCCGGGCAACCTGGCGGCATTGCTTTCCTGCACGGGCGCGCAGACGGAAACCATTCCGCCGAGCATCGTGCTCATCACCATCGGTTCGGTTACCGGCGTGTCCATTGCGGCGCTGTTCACCGGCGGCATGCTGCCGGGCGTGGCGTTGGGCCTCGCGCTGGCGGTCATCGTCTGGCGCCGCAGCCGCGGCGAGGACCTGTCCCGGGTGCGGCGCGCGCCCGCCCGCGAGATCGGCCGCCTGTTCCTGGTGGCGGTGCCGGCGCTGCTGCTGCCTTTCCTGATCCGCGCCGCCGTCGTCGAAGGCGTGGCTACCGCCACCGAGGTGTCCACCATCGGCATCGCCTATTCCGTGCTGGCGGGACTGCTGTTCTACCGCCGCTTCGACTGGCGCCGGCTGCCGGCCATGCTGGTCGACACGGCGGCGCTGGCGGGCGCGATCATTTTCATCGTCGGCGCCGCCACGGCGATGGCGTGGGGGCTGACGCAATCCGGCTTTTCGCAGGACCTGGCCGAACTCATGCGGCGCATGCCGGGCGGCACGACGGGCTTCCTGCTCGTTTCCATCGTCGCTTTCGTCATCCTGGGCAGCGTGCTGGAAGGCATTCCCGCCATCGTGCTGTTCGGGCCGCTGCTGTTTCCCATCGCCCGCGCGGTCGGCGTCAATGAAGTGCACTACGCCATGGTG
- a CDS encoding TRAP transporter substrate-binding protein: MTMTRRTLLRTLAASPALALGVPRLASAAPEFSYKYAHNLPMTHPLHLRAQEAVDRIRKESNGRLEITIFPNNQLGGDTDMLSQVRSGGIELFTPSALVIATVVPVAAINAVGFAFSDYGQVWKAMDGPLGAHVRQKIAKANLYAFEKMWDNGFRQITTSNKPIANAHDLDGTKIRVPVSPLSISMFKALSAAPASLQFSEVYSALQTRIVDAQENPLPIIQAAKLYEVQKYCSLTNHIWDGYWFIANGRAFRRLPPELQKLWETAFNDAGMQQREDLKKMNASIRSDLEAKGLAFNAPKSESFQAALRQAGFYQEWRGKFGDEAWGLLEGAVGKLA, from the coding sequence ATGACGATGACCCGTCGCACCCTGTTGCGGACCCTGGCGGCCAGCCCCGCGCTGGCGCTTGGCGTGCCCCGCCTGGCCAGCGCCGCGCCCGAGTTTTCGTACAAGTACGCCCATAACCTGCCCATGACGCATCCGCTGCATCTGCGGGCGCAGGAAGCGGTGGACCGGATCCGCAAGGAGTCGAACGGCAGGCTGGAAATCACCATCTTCCCCAACAACCAGCTGGGCGGCGATACCGACATGCTGTCGCAGGTGCGTAGCGGCGGTATCGAACTGTTCACGCCGTCGGCGCTGGTCATCGCCACCGTCGTGCCGGTGGCCGCCATCAATGCCGTGGGTTTTGCGTTTTCCGATTACGGCCAGGTGTGGAAGGCCATGGACGGCCCCCTGGGCGCGCACGTGCGGCAGAAGATCGCCAAGGCGAACCTGTACGCCTTCGAGAAGATGTGGGACAACGGGTTCCGCCAGATCACCACCAGCAACAAGCCCATCGCCAATGCGCACGACCTGGACGGGACGAAGATCCGCGTGCCGGTGAGCCCGCTATCGATTTCGATGTTCAAGGCGCTGTCGGCCGCGCCGGCCAGCCTGCAGTTCAGCGAGGTCTATTCCGCGCTGCAGACACGCATTGTGGATGCGCAGGAAAACCCGTTGCCCATCATTCAGGCGGCCAAGCTGTACGAGGTGCAGAAGTACTGCTCTCTGACCAACCATATCTGGGACGGCTACTGGTTCATCGCCAACGGCCGCGCCTTCCGCCGCCTGCCGCCCGAGTTGCAGAAGTTGTGGGAGACGGCGTTCAACGACGCCGGCATGCAGCAGCGGGAAGACCTGAAGAAGATGAATGCATCCATCCGCAGCGATCTGGAGGCCAAGGGGCTGGCGTTCAATGCGCCGAAATCCGAGAGCTTCCAGGCCGCGCTGCGCCAGGCCGGCTTCTATCAGGAGTGGCGCGGCAAGTTCGGCGATGAAGCGTGGGGGCTGCTGGAAGGCGCCGTGGGCAAGCTGGCGTAG
- a CDS encoding LysR family transcriptional regulator: MKEINLSTRDLRAFLALAEQRSFTRAARQCHLSQSAFSALIKSIEDALGYRLFDRDTRNVELTPQGKLLEGSARRVLDNFDDMIDDFRGHAMLAKGRVSVAALPSIASGWLPGIFAEFRRRHPGVELELADVLSVPCLERVRSGRADLALASSGIPAQDLDARLLCNDRFHLVCRADHPLARQRELGLADLAAAPFIHLARSHSVRLQLERAFHPYPMKTVMEVEQLATVTGMIAAGIGITIVPALTLYEFERPDLVSRPLKIPGLVRRIHLITRRGMSLPPAAERLYALMLERRPGRRPTTAKNK; this comes from the coding sequence ATGAAAGAGATAAATCTCTCGACGCGGGATTTGCGCGCCTTCCTGGCCCTGGCCGAACAGCGCAGCTTCACCCGCGCCGCACGTCAGTGCCATCTCTCCCAATCGGCTTTCAGCGCCCTGATCAAATCGATCGAGGACGCGCTGGGCTATCGCCTGTTCGACCGCGACACCCGCAATGTCGAATTGACGCCCCAAGGCAAGCTGCTGGAAGGATCCGCGCGCCGGGTGCTGGACAACTTCGACGACATGATCGACGACTTCCGCGGCCACGCCATGCTCGCCAAGGGCCGCGTCTCGGTCGCCGCCCTGCCTTCGATCGCATCCGGCTGGCTGCCCGGCATCTTCGCCGAATTCCGCCGCCGCCATCCCGGCGTGGAACTGGAGCTGGCCGACGTCCTTTCCGTTCCCTGTCTGGAGCGCGTGCGCAGCGGACGCGCGGACCTGGCCCTGGCATCCTCCGGCATCCCCGCACAGGACCTGGACGCGCGCCTGCTGTGCAACGATCGCTTCCACCTGGTCTGCCGCGCCGACCATCCCCTGGCCCGGCAACGCGAACTCGGCCTGGCCGACCTGGCCGCCGCGCCATTCATCCATCTGGCGCGCTCGCACAGCGTCAGGCTTCAGCTGGAACGCGCCTTCCATCCCTATCCGATGAAAACCGTCATGGAGGTCGAACAACTCGCCACGGTCACCGGCATGATCGCCGCGGGCATCGGCATCACCATCGTCCCGGCGTTGACCCTGTATGAGTTCGAACGCCCCGACCTGGTCAGCCGCCCACTGAAAATCCCCGGCCTCGTCCGCCGCATCCATCTCATCACCCGCCGCGGCATGAGCCTCCCGCCCGCCGCCGAACGGCTATACGCCCTGATGCTGGAACGCCGCCCCGGCAGGCGCCCCACAACCGCAAAAAACAAGTAA
- a CDS encoding 2-hydroxychromene-2-carboxylate isomerase: MDGGRQIRQGEGRETRADGPVLEFWFDFASPYSFLAIERIEPIAAARGVTVTYRPFLLGPIFKARGWDDSPFRLFPDKGEYMMREVARLADKYGIAFRRPTGFPRMGVLPSRVALIGLESDWGKRFCLEIFRANFVDDLEMQQEDVVAERLRRVGVEPGPVIARAKSDEIKQAFRDQVERAQALGIFGAPMMFAGKEMFWGNDRVEDALEWAGRAG, from the coding sequence ATGGATGGCGGCCGGCAGATCCGGCAGGGCGAAGGGCGGGAGACGCGGGCGGATGGACCCGTGCTGGAGTTCTGGTTCGATTTCGCGAGTCCCTATAGCTTTCTGGCGATAGAGCGCATCGAGCCGATCGCCGCGGCGCGCGGCGTGACCGTAACGTATCGCCCTTTTCTCTTGGGACCCATTTTCAAGGCGCGCGGCTGGGACGATTCGCCATTCCGCCTGTTTCCCGATAAGGGCGAGTACATGATGCGCGAGGTGGCGCGTCTGGCCGACAAGTATGGGATCGCTTTCCGCCGGCCCACGGGGTTCCCCAGGATGGGCGTGCTGCCTTCGCGGGTGGCGCTGATCGGTCTGGAATCCGACTGGGGCAAGCGTTTCTGCCTGGAGATCTTTCGCGCGAACTTCGTGGACGATCTGGAGATGCAGCAGGAAGACGTGGTGGCCGAGCGGCTGCGGCGGGTGGGAGTCGAGCCTGGTCCGGTGATCGCGCGCGCAAAGAGCGATGAGATCAAGCAGGCGTTTCGGGATCAGGTGGAGCGGGCGCAGGCGTTGGGGATTTTCGGGGCGCCGATGATGTTCGCGGGGAAGGAGATGTTTTGGGGGAATGACCGGGTGGAGGATGCTTTGGAGTGGGCTGGCCGGGCGGGGTGA
- the selD gene encoding selenide, water dikinase SelD, which translates to MTQEASVGATPRLTSLSHGGGCGCKIAPGVLADLLARFAPAQAFPGLMVGTETADDAAVYRLNDEQALIATTDFFMPIVDDPYDFGRIAATNALSDVYAMGGTPIMALAIVGMPINVLPRETIAEILRGGQDVCTQAGIPVAGGHTIDSVEPIYGLAAMGLVHPARVKRNADARAGDVLILSKPLGVGVLSAALKKGQLDADGYRAMIDATTRLNTPGPELAALPGVHAITDVTGFGLLGHALEMSRGAGLRARIDVAALPWLPGVRDLAAEGMITGASGRNWASYGAAIALDAAVDATGRALLTDPQTSGGLLVACDRETAPQVLALLAQQGFTQAAVVGEMMNGEAGVDVRP; encoded by the coding sequence ATGACCCAAGAAGCAAGCGTGGGCGCCACGCCGCGCCTGACCTCGCTATCGCACGGCGGCGGCTGCGGGTGCAAGATCGCGCCCGGCGTGCTGGCCGATCTGCTGGCGCGCTTTGCGCCGGCCCAGGCGTTTCCCGGCCTGATGGTTGGCACCGAGACGGCCGACGATGCGGCGGTTTACCGGCTCAACGACGAGCAGGCGCTGATCGCGACCACCGATTTTTTCATGCCCATCGTCGACGACCCCTACGACTTCGGCCGCATCGCCGCGACCAATGCGCTGTCGGACGTCTATGCGATGGGCGGCACGCCCATCATGGCGCTGGCTATCGTGGGCATGCCGATCAATGTGCTGCCGCGAGAAACCATCGCGGAGATCCTGCGCGGCGGGCAGGACGTCTGCACGCAGGCCGGCATCCCTGTGGCGGGCGGGCATACCATCGATTCCGTGGAACCCATCTACGGCCTGGCCGCGATGGGGCTGGTCCATCCGGCGCGCGTCAAGCGCAATGCGGATGCGCGCGCGGGCGACGTGCTGATTCTGAGCAAGCCCTTGGGCGTGGGCGTGCTGTCGGCGGCCTTGAAGAAGGGGCAGTTGGATGCCGATGGCTATCGCGCGATGATCGATGCCACGACGCGCCTGAATACGCCAGGCCCTGAGCTGGCGGCCTTGCCGGGCGTTCATGCGATCACCGACGTGACGGGATTCGGGCTGCTCGGCCATGCCCTGGAGATGAGTCGCGGCGCCGGTTTGCGCGCGCGCATCGACGTCGCGGCGCTGCCGTGGCTGCCCGGGGTGCGCGACCTCGCGGCCGAGGGAATGATCACGGGCGCTTCCGGCCGCAACTGGGCGTCGTACGGCGCGGCGATCGCGCTTGACGCCGCGGTTGATGCAACCGGGCGCGCGTTGCTGACGGACCCGCAAACGTCGGGCGGCCTGCTGGTGGCGTGCGATCGCGAGACGGCGCCGCAGGTGCTGGCCCTGTTGGCGCAGCAAGGGTTTACGCAGGCGGCAGTGGTCGGCGAAATGATGAATGGCGAGGCTGGCGTGGACGTTCGTCCGTAG